A single window of Nicotiana sylvestris chromosome 3, ASM39365v2, whole genome shotgun sequence DNA harbors:
- the LOC104246617 gene encoding uncharacterized protein isoform X2 codes for MALRGNINQITPDTPDWTCKVQIVEIGRERETEKKFRYQNLILEDEEEQQIRGVVWGDDIQYYADKLKLFHTYLISTARVKISSTQYGRPLHKFYWVLDKETIVELVEKNGEREIPKPPPRKPNLTDFDHIAHITPDPATEIDILAVVVHCGPPKYAGRVPNRCREIIVTDNQS; via the exons ATGGCATTAAGAGGAAATATCAATCAAATAACACCTGATACACCCGATTGGACATGTAAAGTCCAAATTGTGGAAATAGGTCGAGAAAGAGAAACTGAGAAAAAATTTAGATATCAGAATCTGATTCTAGAAGATGAAGAG GAACAACAAATTAGAGGAGTCGTGTGGGGAGATGACATTCAATATTATGCAGACAAGCTTAAGCTCTTCCACACATATCTCATCTCCACTGCAAGAGTTAAAATTTCATCCACACAGTATGGAAGACCCttacataaattttattgggTGCTTGACAAAGAAACTATAGTAGAACTGGTCGAAAAAAATGGTGAGAGAGAGATACCAAAGCCACCACCCCGCAAGCCGAATCTCACTGATTTTGACCATATTGCTCATATAACCCCTGATCCTGCTACAGAAATTG ATATACTAGCAGTCGTTGTCCATTGTGGCCCTCCAAAATATGCAG